The Petrocella atlantisensis genome has a window encoding:
- a CDS encoding metallopeptidase family protein, whose protein sequence is MADTDTFPSMEAIRDMLDDIQEDLPPILFEELNGGVLLLPEHKLHPESRKEDKLYIKGEYHRSRTLGRQIIIYYGTFKKLYETKSEKKIYKELKKTLHHEFVHHIESLGGEIDLEIDDAIRLEAYRRKKRIKKEE, encoded by the coding sequence ATGGCAGATACAGATACATTTCCATCAATGGAAGCGATAAGGGATATGTTAGATGATATACAAGAAGACTTACCACCCATACTTTTTGAGGAGCTTAATGGCGGTGTGCTATTACTGCCGGAACATAAGCTACATCCGGAGAGCCGTAAAGAAGATAAGCTATATATAAAAGGTGAGTACCATCGTAGTCGTACGCTTGGCAGACAGATTATCATCTATTATGGTACCTTCAAAAAGCTTTATGAGACAAAATCAGAGAAAAAAATCTATAAAGAGTTAAAAAAGACTTTGCACCATGAGTTTGTACATCATATTGAATCTTTAGGTGGAGAAATAGATCTTGAGATTGATGACGCCATCCGACTGGAAGCGTATAGACGTAAAAAACGCATCAAAAAAGAGGAATAA